A single genomic interval of Legionella israelensis harbors:
- a CDS encoding metallophosphoesterase family protein yields MKLAWLTDIHLNFLEVETRLQYYEDILVTGCDAILISGDIADAPSLDDLLNEMVGEIKKPIYFIVGNHDYYRGIIADVRRGLTELSIANANLFWLPASGLQQLPDNTILLGQDGWADGRLGNYQKSPVSLKGSRMIADLFQAKMVGRQQLLQKMQELADLDANALKNDLAQAVEQQPQKIIVLTHVPPFKEACQHMGQVSDDNYLPYFSSKAIGDVLMPFAIDNPLIDFLVLCGHTHSYAGYQPRANLIVRAGKAEYYKPIIQETIKI; encoded by the coding sequence ATGAAACTGGCATGGCTAACAGATATCCATCTCAATTTTCTGGAAGTTGAGACTCGTCTACAATACTATGAGGACATTCTAGTTACGGGTTGTGATGCAATATTAATTAGCGGTGATATTGCTGATGCTCCCTCTTTAGACGATCTTCTAAATGAAATGGTAGGGGAAATTAAAAAGCCCATCTACTTTATTGTTGGAAACCACGATTACTATCGGGGAATCATTGCTGATGTTCGCAGGGGATTGACTGAGTTAAGCATAGCGAATGCTAATTTATTTTGGCTGCCAGCGTCAGGTTTGCAACAACTTCCTGACAATACAATTTTATTAGGCCAGGATGGTTGGGCAGATGGTCGTTTAGGTAATTATCAAAAAAGCCCTGTTTCACTCAAGGGAAGCCGTATGATTGCGGATTTATTTCAGGCAAAAATGGTTGGACGACAACAGCTATTACAAAAAATGCAAGAATTAGCAGATCTTGATGCGAATGCGCTGAAAAATGACTTGGCGCAAGCGGTAGAGCAGCAACCCCAAAAGATCATTGTTTTAACCCATGTTCCTCCATTCAAAGAGGCTTGCCAGCATATGGGGCAGGTTAGCGATGATAATTATCTGCCTTACTTCAGTTCGAAAGCGATAGGCGATGTATTGATGCCTTTTGCCATCGATAATCCTTTAATCGATTTTTTAGTTCTTTGCGGCCACACACATAGTTATGCAGGATATCAACCACGAGCTAATTTGATTGTGAGGGCTGGTAAAGCGGAATATTACAAGCCTATTATACAAGAAACAATCAAGATATAA
- a CDS encoding alpha/beta hydrolase translates to MPDKIPKPLQDFLDEVNKGKSSYTPVDVRMQSEKVAAIFALPKLELPLIINRFFHYSDHLIPVRIYHPKPEISLPVILHFHGGGHVAGSLETHDAICRRIAKSSECIVIAVDYRLAPKFPYPAGLEDCFAAFEERAKILKDIHADVNQVFLMGDSAGGNLALSVCHKAKKKGDKQIQGLALIYPSVDFAMQYDSIRRNGQGYLLTQEKIKWYFEHYFAKGGDRIKASPINFDHLELLPPIYIAVAEYDSLYDSGSRRSRNPL, encoded by the coding sequence ATGCCGGACAAAATACCCAAACCATTACAAGATTTTTTAGATGAGGTTAATAAAGGCAAATCATCGTATACACCGGTAGATGTTCGCATGCAATCTGAAAAAGTTGCAGCAATATTTGCTTTACCAAAATTAGAGTTGCCGTTGATTATCAATCGTTTTTTTCATTATAGTGACCATCTTATTCCCGTACGAATTTATCATCCCAAACCTGAAATATCTTTACCAGTGATTCTGCATTTTCATGGTGGGGGACATGTGGCTGGAAGTTTAGAAACTCATGATGCCATCTGTCGGCGCATTGCGAAATCCAGTGAGTGTATTGTCATAGCGGTTGATTATCGTTTGGCGCCGAAATTTCCTTATCCAGCAGGACTTGAAGATTGTTTCGCTGCTTTTGAAGAAAGAGCAAAAATATTAAAGGATATTCACGCTGATGTGAATCAGGTATTTTTGATGGGAGATAGCGCAGGTGGTAATCTTGCGCTTTCTGTCTGTCATAAAGCAAAGAAAAAGGGGGATAAGCAGATTCAAGGATTAGCTTTAATTTATCCCTCCGTTGATTTTGCCATGCAATATGATTCTATTCGCCGCAATGGCCAAGGCTATTTACTCACGCAAGAAAAAATTAAATGGTACTTCGAACATTATTTTGCAAAGGGCGGCGATCGAATCAAAGCATCGCCCATTAACTTTGATCATCTGGAATTATTACCGCCTATTTACATCGCCGTTGCTGAATATGATTCTTTATATGACAGCGGTTCCCGGCGAAGCCGGAACCCGCTGTAA
- a CDS encoding S24 family peptidase, whose protein sequence is MDGELTVKRLFKKEGRFKAENSSYPPIDITEEQDMVIWSMAKRSIPYPVSP, encoded by the coding sequence ATTGATGGAGAACTTACCGTTAAACGGCTCTTTAAAAAAGAAGGCCGGTTCAAGGCTGAAAACTCAAGTTATCCGCCCATTGATATAACTGAAGAACAGGATATGGTCATTTGGAGTATGGCTAAACGTTCAATCCCCTATCCCGTGAGTCCATAG